In Meiothermus sp. QL-1, the sequence TCAGACAGAGTGGACCCTGCGGCAGGAGCTGGCCCGGGCCGCGCTGACCGACCCCCTAACCGGGTTGGGCAACCGTCGGGCCTTCGAGCACGATCTCAAGAGAATTCAGGAAAGCCCGGACCGGCGCCTGACCATGCTGGTGCTGTTCGACCTGGACAGCTTCAAGCAGATCAACGACACCTACGGGCATGTGCAGGCCGACCACGTCCTGGCCCGGCTAGGGGGGGTCTTGCGCTCCAAAGCCCGGGCGGGCGACCGGGCCTACCGGCTTGGGGGCGATGAGTTTGCCCTCCTCATTGAAGGGCCCGGCCATCTCAAGCCCCTGCGCGTAGCCGAACGCTACCGGGCGCTGATCGAGGAGATCCGGGTGGCAGAAAACACCTACCTGCGGGTCAGCCTGGGCTACGCAATCTATCCGCAGGACGCCGCCGACCCCGAAAGCCTCTGGCAGTTGGCCGATGACCGCATGTACAAAGACAAACTCCAGCGCAAAAGCCGGGCCCCCGGTCCGCCCCCTCACGCCCTGGCCCAGTACCAGACCCCCCTGGTTCGGCTGGCCCGGCGGCTGGGGGCCAGGCTCGGGCTGGGTCCAGAGGAAATGAACGCGCTCCAGGCCGGCTGCTACCTTTTGCAGCTTGCCACGGGCGAGCTGCGCCCCAACCCAGAAATGACACTGCCCAACGGGCTTCTGCGCGAGGCAGCACGGATGCTGCTTTACCTGCACAGCCCCTGGGAAGGGAAGGCCGGCCGGGGCAGCGAGCCCATCCCTTGGGCGGCGCGGGTGCTTCAGGCGGCCCACGGGTTCATCCAGGCTCTTCGAAGCATGAAAGACCCCAAGGAGGCGCTGGAGGCGCTCCGAAAAGACCCGCGCTTCGACCCTGGGGTGGTGAAGGCTTTTCCACCGCCAGAAGAGCTAGGGGAACTGCTCTCCCAAGGCTAGCGCATCGCCTCGAGCCAAGCCCGAAACTGGGCCACCTCCCGACTCTGCAGCGCAATTACCTCCTGGCAAAAGCGCTTGAGCTCGAGCCGGCCCGCTTTCTGCAAGCAAAGGCGAGACATCGCCACGGCCTCTTCGTGGTGGGGAATCATGCCCTCCAGAAAGGCCCTTTCGGCCCGCCCGGTCTGCATCCCCTGCCGGGTGCTCCTCTGCATGGGCTCCATACCGGCCCGCATCATCTGCAGGTAGCGCGGGCTGGGGGCCACGCCGTACCAGGCTTTGAGCCAGCCCGTAAGCTGGGCAATTTCCTTGTTCTGCACGGCAATAATCTCCTGGGCCGCCTTGCGGATGCGGGCCTCCTTCGAGAGCTTCAGTATGGCCTCCGCCATCTCCACCGCTCCCCTGTGGTGTTCGATCATCATGGACATGTAGGCGATGTCGAAGTCGCGCCCCGAGAGCTTTTTGAGCTCGGTCATGGACTGCATGGCCATACCGCCGTGTGCGCCGTGGTCGCTCTGGGCCAGGCCCCACCCGAGCAGCAGGGCCGCTACGAAGCCGAACATTTTTGCGTGCATATGCGCCTCCTCAGACTTGTTATGAACTAACCCGCAAGCGGGCGTTAGCCACCTGTGTTGATTGGGGGTTTCCACTAAAAAACTCATACCTGAGGAACCGGCTTTCCCGCCCGTGCCTCGACCCAGGAACCCAGCGGCGCCCTGAAGGAGCGCAGCCGCAGGGCGTTGGACAGCACAAACAGCGAGGAAAGCCCCATGGCCGCCCCGGCCAGCATGGGCGAGAGCAGCCAGCCGGTAAAGGGGTAGAGCACCCCGGCGGCCACCGGAATCAAAAGCGCGTTGTAGGCGAAGGCCCAGAACAGGTTGAGCCGGATGTTGCGCAAAGTGGCCCGGCCCAGCGCGATGGCATTGGGCACCCCGCGCAGGTCGCCCGAGATCAGAATGACATCGGCAGTCTCCACGGCCACGTCGGTGCCGGTGCCGATGGCCAGCCCCACATCGGCCTGGGCCAGGGCCGGGGCGTCGTTGAGGCCGTCGCCCACAAAGACCACCTTGGCCCCCGAACGCTTTAGTTGCTCTACCGCCTGGGCCTTGCCCTGGGGCAGCACCTCGGCCAGCACCTGGTCTATGCCCAGTTGGCGGGCGATGGCCTGGGCGGTCAGGCGGTTATCGCCGGTGATCATGGCCACCCGGAAGCCCAGCCGGTGCAGGGCCTGGAGGGCTGATGGGGCTTCTTCCTTGATGGAATCGGCCACCGCCAGAACCGCTGCCAGTTGGCCGTTGATGGCGGCGTAGAGCGGGGTCTTGCCCTGCTCGGCGAGCAGTCTGGCCTGGGGCGCAAATGGGGCAACGCTGATCCCCAATTGGGCCATGTAGCCTTCCGAGCCCACCTCCACACGGTAGTGAGCGACCTGCCCGCTCACCCCCAGGCCCGGCAGGGCCCTAAAATCGAGCGGCTCCAACAACTCTAGCCCCTGGGCCCGGGCAGCCCGCACGATGGCCTGGGCGATGGGGTGCTCCGATTTTTGCTCGAGGGAAGCCAAAAGCCTGAGCACCTCCGCCCGGTCGAGGTTTAGGGTTTCAAAGTCGGTGAGTTCGGGGCGGCCTTTGGTCAGGGTGCCGGTTTTGTCGAACGCTACGATGCAGGCCTCTTGCAGGGTTTGCAAAGCCTCCCCACTGCGGAACAGAACCCCCATCTGGGCGGCCTTGCCCATGCCCACCATCAGGCTGGTGGGGGTGGCGAGCCCCATGGCGCAGGGGCAGGCGATGATCAGCACCGCCACCGTGTTCACCAGGGCCAGGGTCAGGGCATTCTCGCCGCCAAAGACCAGCCACACCCCCGCCGTGAGGGCCGCGATGACCAGCACAACGGGCATGAAGACCGCCACCACCCGGTCGGCCAGGTTCTGAATAGGAGGCTTGGTGGCCTGGGCCTGCTCCACCAGCCGGATAATCTGGGCCAGCACCGTTCCCTCCCCCACCGCCGTGGCGCGGAAGGTCAGGGTGCCGTTCTGGTTGAGCGTACCCCCCACCACTTTGGCCCCCTCGCTTTTGGCCACCGGGAGGGGTTCGCCGGTGAGCATGCTCTCGTCCACGTAGCTATGCCCCGAGACCACCACCCCGTCCACCGGGATTTTCTCCCCAGGGCGCACCACCACCAAATCGCCCACCCGCACCTCGTCTAAAGGCACTTCCAACTCGGCCTGGTCCCTGAGCACCCGGGCGGTGCGGGCCTGCAAGCCCAGGAGCTTCTTCATGGCCTCGCTGGCGCGGCCCTTGGCGATGGCCTCGAGGTACTTGCCCAGCAAGACCAGCGTGATGACCACCGCCGCCGCCTCGAAGTAGACGTGCCGGGCCTGTGGGGGGAAGACCTGGGGAAAGAGCACCACTGCCAGGCTATAGAAGTAGGCCGCCGAGGTGCCCAGCATGACCAGGCTGTTCATGTCGGGCGAACCCGCCCGCAGGGCCGCAAAGCCGTGCCGATAAAAGCGCAGCCCCGGCCCAAACTGCACCGGGGTGGCCAGGGCCAACATGACCCAGTTCCACACCCCTTCGGGGGCCAGTGAGTGCAGGAACATATGGGCCGGCATCCAGAGCATGGGTAGCATGGCCAGCAAGAAGAGCGGCAGCGAAAAGTAGTAGGCAAAGGTGAAGGCCTGCCGGAGCGAAGCGACTTCCCGCTCGCGGGCTTCGCGTTCTACATCGGTGCGCTGGGCCTCGAGCACCCCGTAGCCCGCCTCCCGCACGGCCCGTTTGAGCTGGGCCGGCCCGGTGAGGGCGGGCAGGTACTGGATGCTGGCCCGCTCGGTGGCGAGGTTGACGCTGGCCTTTAGCACCCCTTCGGTTTTTTGCAAGGCCCGCTCAACCCGACCCGCGCAGGCCGCGCAGGTCATGCCGGTGATGGCAAGCTCGAGCTCGGCCACCAGGGGTTTGTACCCGGCTTCCTCAATTTTGGCAACAAGCAGTGCAGGGCTCACCTTCTCGGGGTCGTAGGCGATGCAGGCCTGTTCGGTCGCCAGGCTGACCTGGGCCCGCTCCACCCCCTCCACCTTCTGCAAGCCCCGCTCCACACGGGCCACGCAGGCCGCGCAGGTCATGCCCTGGATGCCAATCCGGACCTCTTTCAACGGCACTTCAGCACCTCCATCAGCTCGTCCACCATCTCCTTGGCCTCACCCCGTAAAGCGGCGCTGGCCACGTGGTGCTCGAGGTGGCTCCTGAGCACC encodes:
- a CDS encoding diguanylate cyclase, which produces MGEGAFRKAYRGSLRDWRRGRPALLEGAHLLLRLLPQAPAWLEGLERGSNLILPLAEEERVWALLHLYTPFPQRAKAQKLGSLVKGLAPLLRAVYLREAAERRGLWLSLINTLLGTQQRSTPEPSEKTDLPSWLELHLRDTLEEATRLLEAEGARLVQLEGPVRTLVQAGWGAGLPVELALQHGLGESLKSGQQIGIPRYDLYPKACPALVEAGLRSLFALPIPRQSHALLFFSTQPNWLPDAQTQALLRDMAAAIGVVQTEWTLRQELARAALTDPLTGLGNRRAFEHDLKRIQESPDRRLTMLVLFDLDSFKQINDTYGHVQADHVLARLGGVLRSKARAGDRAYRLGGDEFALLIEGPGHLKPLRVAERYRALIEEIRVAENTYLRVSLGYAIYPQDAADPESLWQLADDRMYKDKLQRKSRAPGPPPHALAQYQTPLVRLARRLGARLGLGPEEMNALQAGCYLLQLATGELRPNPEMTLPNGLLREAARMLLYLHSPWEGKAGRGSEPIPWAARVLQAAHGFIQALRSMKDPKEALEALRKDPRFDPGVVKAFPPPEELGELLSQG
- a CDS encoding DUF305 domain-containing protein, with the translated sequence MHAKMFGFVAALLLGWGLAQSDHGAHGGMAMQSMTELKKLSGRDFDIAYMSMMIEHHRGAVEMAEAILKLSKEARIRKAAQEIIAVQNKEIAQLTGWLKAWYGVAPSPRYLQMMRAGMEPMQRSTRQGMQTGRAERAFLEGMIPHHEEAVAMSRLCLQKAGRLELKRFCQEVIALQSREVAQFRAWLEAMR
- a CDS encoding heavy metal translocating P-type ATPase, encoding MKEVRIGIQGMTCAACVARVERGLQKVEGVERAQVSLATEQACIAYDPEKVSPALLVAKIEEAGYKPLVAELELAITGMTCAACAGRVERALQKTEGVLKASVNLATERASIQYLPALTGPAQLKRAVREAGYGVLEAQRTDVEREAREREVASLRQAFTFAYYFSLPLFLLAMLPMLWMPAHMFLHSLAPEGVWNWVMLALATPVQFGPGLRFYRHGFAALRAGSPDMNSLVMLGTSAAYFYSLAVVLFPQVFPPQARHVYFEAAAVVITLVLLGKYLEAIAKGRASEAMKKLLGLQARTARVLRDQAELEVPLDEVRVGDLVVVRPGEKIPVDGVVVSGHSYVDESMLTGEPLPVAKSEGAKVVGGTLNQNGTLTFRATAVGEGTVLAQIIRLVEQAQATKPPIQNLADRVVAVFMPVVLVIAALTAGVWLVFGGENALTLALVNTVAVLIIACPCAMGLATPTSLMVGMGKAAQMGVLFRSGEALQTLQEACIVAFDKTGTLTKGRPELTDFETLNLDRAEVLRLLASLEQKSEHPIAQAIVRAARAQGLELLEPLDFRALPGLGVSGQVAHYRVEVGSEGYMAQLGISVAPFAPQARLLAEQGKTPLYAAINGQLAAVLAVADSIKEEAPSALQALHRLGFRVAMITGDNRLTAQAIARQLGIDQVLAEVLPQGKAQAVEQLKRSGAKVVFVGDGLNDAPALAQADVGLAIGTGTDVAVETADVILISGDLRGVPNAIALGRATLRNIRLNLFWAFAYNALLIPVAAGVLYPFTGWLLSPMLAGAAMGLSSLFVLSNALRLRSFRAPLGSWVEARAGKPVPQV